One segment of Micromonospora sp. M71_S20 DNA contains the following:
- a CDS encoding TauD/TfdA family dioxygenase, with protein MNEHASWKPLEITPESAGCAPSAEGLVGHLRELDLAAVLTAEKALVFRGFGVRPETLDPVMDLLLPRRLAYVHGNSPRTKVGRNVYTSTEYPARYTISMHNELSYAARWPARLLFFCQIAAETGGATPVVDAALWLDSLDPQLRADFAGGLRYQQNLHDGMGLGKSWRETFETDSRDEVEEFLAGAGATWEWTADGLRVIQLRPATLRHPVTGAEVWFNQADQWHPAGLDDDIARVMTQVMGPDELPQSVTFADGSPIPDEYVTQIRDRGLEAAVDVDWRVGDLLLIDNVLTAHGRRPYTGDRRVLVAMSD; from the coding sequence ATGAACGAGCACGCGAGCTGGAAACCGTTGGAGATCACCCCGGAGAGCGCCGGCTGCGCGCCGAGCGCCGAGGGCCTGGTCGGCCACCTCCGCGAGCTGGACCTGGCGGCGGTCCTCACCGCCGAGAAGGCGCTCGTCTTCCGTGGCTTCGGCGTCCGGCCGGAGACCCTGGACCCGGTGATGGACCTGCTGCTGCCGAGGCGACTGGCGTACGTGCACGGCAACTCGCCGCGCACGAAGGTGGGCCGCAACGTCTACACGTCCACCGAGTACCCGGCCCGCTACACGATCTCGATGCACAACGAGCTGTCGTACGCCGCCCGGTGGCCGGCCCGGCTGCTCTTCTTCTGCCAGATCGCGGCCGAGACCGGCGGCGCGACCCCGGTTGTCGACGCCGCGCTGTGGCTCGACTCGCTGGACCCGCAGCTGCGCGCGGACTTCGCCGGCGGCCTGCGCTACCAGCAGAACCTGCACGACGGGATGGGGCTGGGCAAGAGCTGGCGGGAGACGTTCGAGACCGACAGCCGCGACGAGGTCGAGGAGTTCCTCGCCGGCGCCGGCGCCACCTGGGAGTGGACCGCCGACGGGCTGCGGGTGATCCAGCTCCGGCCGGCCACGCTGCGGCACCCGGTCACCGGGGCCGAGGTGTGGTTCAACCAGGCGGACCAGTGGCACCCGGCCGGCCTGGACGACGACATCGCCAGGGTGATGACCCAGGTGATGGGCCCGGACGAGCTGCCCCAGTCGGTGACCTTCGCCGACGGCTCCCCGATCCCCGACGAGTACGTCACCCAGATCCGCGACCGGGGCCTGGAGGCCGCGGTCGACGTCGACTGGCGGGTCGGCGACCTGCTGCTGATCGACAACGTGCTGACCGCGCACGGCCGGCGCCCGTACACGGGCGACCGCCGGGTGCTGGTGGCGATGTCGGACTGA
- a CDS encoding thioesterase II family protein, producing MSPLRPAGGDPWLRVFRGGAHAGLRLVCLPHAGGSAGFFQTWAGSLPDSVDLLAVRYPGRQDRLAEPCVDRMDLLADRVTESLAPYLDRPLALFGHSMGASVAYEVAVRLEERLGVVPTLLFVSGHGAPHVTRIDQHPDHLDDEEFLARIAALGEVDPVVFRSPKLRELVVPALRADLRLIHGYLPRPPRTVSAPITAYLGTGDPACDRESVSAWAELTTGGFRLRAFPGDHFYLVPARAELLADLTAQLDDRPGAPRAAASVAAHLT from the coding sequence ATGTCCCCGCTCCGCCCGGCCGGCGGTGATCCCTGGCTGCGGGTGTTCCGGGGCGGCGCGCACGCGGGGCTGCGGTTGGTGTGCCTGCCGCACGCCGGCGGCTCGGCCGGTTTCTTCCAGACCTGGGCGGGTTCGCTGCCGGACTCCGTCGACCTGCTCGCCGTCCGGTACCCGGGTCGGCAGGACCGGCTCGCCGAGCCGTGCGTCGACCGGATGGACCTGCTCGCCGACCGGGTCACCGAATCGCTCGCCCCGTACCTGGACCGTCCCCTCGCCCTGTTCGGCCACAGCATGGGCGCCTCGGTCGCCTACGAGGTGGCCGTCCGGCTGGAGGAGCGGCTCGGCGTCGTGCCGACCCTCCTGTTCGTCTCGGGGCACGGGGCACCGCACGTCACCCGGATCGACCAGCACCCCGACCACCTCGACGACGAGGAGTTCCTCGCCCGGATCGCCGCGCTCGGCGAGGTGGATCCGGTGGTCTTCCGCTCGCCGAAGCTGCGGGAGCTGGTCGTGCCGGCGCTCCGGGCCGACCTGCGGCTGATCCACGGCTACCTGCCGCGTCCGCCGCGGACGGTGTCCGCGCCGATCACGGCGTACCTCGGCACGGGGGATCCGGCCTGCGACCGGGAATCGGTCTCCGCCTGGGCGGAGCTGACCACCGGTGGCTTCCGGCTGCGGGCGTTCCCCGGCGACCACTTCTATCTCGTACCGGCACGGGCGGAGCTGCTCGCGGACCTGACCGCGCAGCTCGACGACCGGCCGGGCGCACCCCGTGCCGCGGCATCCGTGGCCGCGCACCTGACCTGA
- a CDS encoding class I SAM-dependent methyltransferase, which produces MTAPDVEATPQPLVDVDQERHARFRTSFEAVTDFGRRVLAARLAAAGVLPASGTSAGREEILARLAVAPGYQRLGDALLDLLERADLLRRHGDGLAVTARVAEAAGFAEDDAVDASAAALRREHPEAAGYVPLLVACQTQLVEVVRGDRPANEVLLPGGSADLVSAIYRDNVQLDFYNRLCAARVREHVRQFLRRYPRSFVQVMEVGAGTGGTTGPVLDALADRAERLRYFYTDVGPAFLRLGRQRFGVGRPHVDFARYNVEGAPEDQGFEPGSMEVVLASNVLHATMRISTALRHCHALLKPGGILVINEMTSRLDYNTLTFGLAEGWWRHAEDEPRVPASPLLDVAGWRAALGRAGFVDVRAHAVPGLDAAEQVQTMFVATATGASGSSR; this is translated from the coding sequence GTGACCGCACCGGACGTCGAGGCGACGCCGCAGCCGCTCGTGGACGTGGACCAGGAACGCCACGCGCGCTTCCGTACCTCCTTCGAGGCGGTGACGGACTTCGGGCGACGGGTGCTGGCGGCCCGGTTGGCCGCCGCCGGCGTCCTGCCCGCTTCCGGCACCAGCGCCGGACGGGAGGAGATCCTGGCCCGGCTCGCGGTGGCACCCGGCTACCAGCGGCTCGGCGACGCCCTGCTCGACCTGCTGGAACGCGCCGACCTGCTGCGTCGGCACGGCGACGGGCTCGCCGTCACCGCACGGGTCGCCGAGGCGGCCGGGTTCGCCGAGGACGACGCGGTCGACGCGTCGGCGGCGGCGCTGCGCCGGGAGCACCCGGAGGCCGCCGGATACGTGCCGCTGCTGGTCGCCTGCCAGACGCAGCTGGTCGAGGTGGTACGGGGCGACCGGCCGGCGAACGAGGTGCTCCTTCCGGGCGGTTCGGCCGACCTGGTCTCCGCGATCTACCGGGACAACGTCCAACTGGACTTCTACAACCGGCTCTGCGCGGCGCGGGTGCGGGAGCACGTCCGGCAGTTCCTCCGACGCTATCCCCGGTCCTTCGTCCAGGTCATGGAGGTGGGGGCCGGCACCGGCGGCACCACCGGGCCGGTGCTGGACGCCCTGGCGGACCGGGCGGAGCGACTGCGGTACTTCTACACCGACGTGGGTCCCGCGTTCCTGCGGCTGGGGCGGCAGCGCTTCGGCGTCGGCCGGCCCCACGTCGACTTCGCCCGCTACAACGTGGAGGGCGCACCCGAGGACCAGGGCTTCGAACCCGGTTCGATGGAGGTCGTCCTGGCCAGCAATGTCCTGCACGCCACCATGCGGATCTCCACCGCGCTGCGGCACTGCCACGCGCTGCTCAAGCCGGGCGGCATCCTGGTGATCAACGAGATGACCAGCCGCCTCGACTACAACACGCTGACCTTCGGCCTGGCCGAGGGATGGTGGCGGCACGCGGAGGACGAGCCGCGGGTGCCGGCGTCCCCGCTGCTGGACGTGGCGGGCTGGCGGGCGGCGCTGGGCCGGGCCGGCTTCGTCGACGTGCGGGCGCACGCCGTGCCCGGGCTCGACGCCGCCGAGCAGGTGCAGACGATGTTCGTGGCGACGGCCACGGGGGCGTCCGGGTCGTCCCGCTGA
- a CDS encoding SGNH/GDSL hydrolase family protein translates to MRRTRLVSLALSLATALGVSLTLAAPAQAAPADRYVALGDSYASGVGAGSYTSESGSCQRSTNAYPALYAANIKPASYRSVACSGATTTSLINTQLSALSSTTTLVSVTVGGNDVGFANIMSTCVLQGTTQCVAAVQAAEDKARAQLPGLLRNVYNGIKTRAPSARVVVVGYPVFYQLGTVCVGLSATSRAKINEGINLVDDITRTAAVAAGFKFADVRSQFVGHQLCSYGEKWLHALNYTNLGVSYHPTAAGQSGGYYPVFRSVAG, encoded by the coding sequence GTGCGGAGAACCCGTCTCGTTTCCCTCGCCCTGAGCCTGGCCACGGCTCTCGGCGTCAGCCTCACCCTGGCCGCGCCCGCCCAGGCCGCGCCCGCCGACCGCTACGTGGCGCTCGGCGACTCGTACGCCTCGGGCGTGGGCGCCGGCAGCTACACCAGCGAGAGCGGTTCCTGCCAGCGCAGCACCAACGCCTACCCGGCCCTGTACGCCGCCAACATCAAGCCCGCGTCGTACCGCTCGGTCGCCTGCTCCGGCGCCACCACCACCAGCCTGATCAACACGCAGCTGTCGGCGCTCAGCTCCACCACCACCCTGGTCAGCGTCACGGTCGGCGGCAACGACGTCGGCTTCGCCAACATCATGTCCACCTGCGTGCTCCAGGGCACCACGCAGTGCGTGGCCGCCGTGCAGGCCGCCGAGGACAAGGCCCGCGCCCAGCTGCCCGGCCTGCTGCGCAACGTCTACAACGGCATCAAGACCCGGGCGCCCTCGGCCCGGGTGGTGGTCGTCGGGTACCCGGTCTTCTACCAGCTCGGCACCGTCTGCGTCGGCCTGAGCGCCACCTCGCGGGCGAAGATCAACGAGGGCATCAACCTGGTGGACGACATCACCCGCACCGCCGCCGTCGCCGCCGGCTTCAAGTTCGCCGACGTGCGGTCGCAGTTCGTCGGGCACCAGCTGTGCAGCTACGGCGAGAAGTGGCTGCACGCCCTCAACTACACCAACCTCGGCGTCTCCTACCACCCGACCGCGGCCGGCCAGTCCGGCGGTTACTACCCGGTCTTCCGCTCCGTCGCGGGCTGA
- a CDS encoding RICIN domain-containing protein, whose protein sequence is MTSPDPNRKPARRRLGLVATAVLTLVGAAVAVGPRPAAAATVDPGANYVLVNRHSGKAMDLWGWSTADGAPVNQFTRNDLAVQQWRFVDVGGGYHQIRSAHSGKVLELPSAEDGVPLVQNTAASGNTRQHFRLADSAGGYVRLVNRHSNKALDVWQWSTADGATISQYQDLDGANQQWQLISLGSGGAGCGSGAFQAEAVLSGGTWTARNGGTTVYTGSDMRAAVQAAVNSLSAGRTSKQRVVVRGSGSMSAGSRISLPSYTAIDVCGTINVTGSGSGDQAPIYSRGTSHVEVGHLTVTGTPLYGIFLRNVTDVVLGRIDMRLGSGLGIRIDNRGDTSQWSRNVRIDSAYVSGASSHAVETYGVDGLTIGTVTARDVGESGLLLNQTINATVTTVDAENAGAGTGYAAFRMANRNGRVGSGYPTNVRVGTVRARGGGRGIFCVSESGGATIDRVDIANTGNNAILIENCQGVDIAAGGGTISGGGEVRLAERTEFPGNRDITLRNFTLVNSRIVENPCADGLTISNVGLSNSTIVRC, encoded by the coding sequence ATGACGTCCCCCGACCCGAACAGGAAGCCCGCCCGTCGACGCCTCGGCCTGGTGGCCACGGCCGTGCTGACGCTCGTCGGCGCCGCCGTGGCCGTCGGTCCGCGACCCGCCGCGGCGGCCACGGTCGACCCCGGCGCCAACTACGTCCTCGTCAACCGGCACAGCGGCAAGGCCATGGACCTGTGGGGCTGGTCCACCGCCGACGGCGCGCCGGTCAACCAGTTCACCCGCAACGACCTGGCCGTGCAGCAGTGGCGGTTCGTCGACGTGGGCGGCGGCTACCACCAGATCCGTTCGGCGCACAGCGGCAAGGTGCTGGAACTGCCGAGCGCCGAGGACGGGGTGCCGCTCGTCCAGAACACCGCCGCCAGCGGCAACACCCGGCAGCACTTCCGGCTCGCCGACAGCGCCGGCGGATACGTCCGCCTCGTCAACCGGCACTCGAACAAGGCGCTCGACGTGTGGCAGTGGTCCACCGCGGACGGTGCGACGATCTCGCAGTACCAGGATCTCGACGGCGCCAACCAGCAGTGGCAACTGATCAGCCTCGGCTCCGGCGGTGCCGGCTGCGGCAGCGGCGCGTTCCAGGCCGAGGCGGTGCTCAGCGGCGGCACCTGGACCGCCCGCAACGGCGGCACCACGGTCTACACCGGCAGCGACATGCGGGCCGCCGTCCAGGCCGCGGTGAACAGCCTCAGCGCCGGGCGGACCAGCAAGCAGCGCGTTGTCGTCCGCGGCTCCGGCTCGATGAGCGCCGGCTCACGGATCTCCCTGCCCAGCTACACGGCGATCGACGTGTGCGGCACCATCAACGTCACCGGTTCGGGCAGCGGTGACCAGGCGCCCATCTACTCCCGCGGCACCAGCCACGTCGAGGTCGGGCACCTCACCGTCACCGGCACCCCGCTCTACGGGATCTTCCTGCGCAACGTCACGGACGTCGTCCTCGGCCGGATCGACATGCGGCTCGGCAGCGGGCTCGGGATCCGGATCGACAACCGCGGGGACACCAGCCAGTGGAGCCGCAACGTCCGCATCGACAGCGCGTACGTCTCCGGCGCCAGTTCCCACGCGGTCGAGACGTACGGCGTGGACGGGCTGACCATCGGCACCGTCACGGCGCGCGACGTGGGCGAGTCGGGCCTGCTGCTCAACCAGACGATCAACGCCACGGTCACCACCGTCGACGCCGAGAACGCCGGCGCCGGCACCGGGTACGCCGCCTTCCGGATGGCCAACCGCAACGGGCGGGTGGGCTCCGGCTACCCGACCAACGTCCGGGTGGGCACCGTCCGGGCACGCGGCGGCGGCCGGGGGATCTTCTGCGTCTCCGAGTCCGGCGGGGCCACCATCGACCGGGTGGACATCGCCAACACCGGAAACAACGCGATCCTGATCGAGAACTGCCAGGGGGTGGACATCGCGGCCGGGGGCGGCACGATCAGCGGCGGCGGCGAGGTGCGGCTGGCCGAGCGCACCGAGTTCCCCGGCAACCGGGACATCACGCTGCGCAACTTCACCCTGGTGAACAGCCGGATCGTGGAGAACCCCTGCGCGGACGGCCTGACCATCAGCAACGTCGGGCTGAGCAACTCCACGATCGTCCGGTGCTGA
- a CDS encoding PLP-dependent aspartate aminotransferase family protein has translation MTGTGTIAVHGDDGLSPGGAVSPPIVQSATFSAESDEQFAAVATETRGHAFYTRYGNPNHAQVAAVVAQLEGAEAGMVTASGMGAISTIALALLSAGDHVIVQRSTYGGTTSLVTGLLARFGVAFTQVDQTDTDAFVRALRPQTRLVLVETPSNPLLELTDLAAVVELAHANDALVAVDNTFATPVNQRPAEFGADLVWHSGTKYLGGHSDVSAGVIVGSADLVDRVWQTAVVTGSTLGPIDAWLLLRGIRTLSLRVDRHNANALALARAVEGHPAVRRVRYPGLPTHPQHELAGRQMTGFGGVLGVELRDGRAAAGLLDGLRLAKRAASLGSVSTLVVHPRSMWAGIVDAEQLAATGIGEGLVRVSTGIEDTEDLVADFLAALDAADRAE, from the coding sequence GTGACCGGCACCGGCACGATCGCTGTCCACGGCGACGACGGGTTGAGCCCGGGCGGGGCGGTGTCGCCGCCGATCGTGCAGAGCGCCACCTTCAGCGCCGAGTCCGACGAGCAGTTCGCCGCCGTCGCCACCGAGACCCGGGGCCACGCCTTCTACACGCGCTACGGCAACCCGAACCACGCGCAGGTCGCCGCCGTGGTCGCCCAGCTGGAGGGCGCCGAGGCGGGCATGGTCACCGCCTCGGGGATGGGCGCGATCAGCACGATCGCCCTGGCCCTGCTCTCCGCCGGGGACCACGTCATCGTGCAGCGCAGCACGTACGGCGGCACGACGTCCCTGGTCACCGGCCTGCTGGCCCGCTTCGGGGTGGCCTTCACCCAGGTGGACCAGACGGACACCGACGCCTTCGTCCGGGCGCTGCGCCCGCAGACCCGGCTGGTCCTGGTGGAGACCCCGAGCAACCCCCTGCTCGAACTGACCGACCTGGCCGCCGTCGTCGAGCTGGCGCACGCCAACGACGCGCTGGTCGCTGTCGACAACACCTTCGCCACCCCGGTCAACCAGCGGCCGGCGGAGTTCGGCGCCGACCTGGTCTGGCACAGCGGGACGAAGTACCTCGGCGGGCACTCCGACGTCTCGGCCGGGGTGATCGTCGGCTCCGCCGACCTGGTCGACCGGGTCTGGCAGACCGCCGTCGTCACCGGCAGCACGCTCGGCCCCATCGACGCCTGGCTGCTGCTGCGGGGCATCCGCACCCTGTCGCTGCGGGTGGACCGGCACAACGCCAACGCGCTGGCCCTGGCCCGGGCGGTCGAGGGTCACCCCGCCGTGCGGCGGGTCCGCTACCCGGGGCTGCCGACGCATCCCCAGCACGAGCTGGCCGGCCGGCAGATGACCGGCTTCGGCGGGGTGCTCGGCGTCGAGCTGCGCGACGGGCGGGCGGCGGCCGGGCTGCTCGACGGCCTCCGCCTGGCCAAGCGGGCGGCCAGCCTGGGCAGCGTCAGCACCCTCGTGGTGCACCCGCGCTCGATGTGGGCCGGGATCGTCGACGCCGAGCAGTTGGCCGCCACCGGCATCGGCGAAGGGCTCGTCCGGGTCTCCACCGGCATCGAGGACACCGAGGACCTCGTCGCGGACTTCCTGGCGGCCCTCGACGCGGCGGACCGGGCGGAGTAG
- a CDS encoding diacylglycerol kinase family protein, translating into MRTKQELGAAIRRNRRAVLVVNAHSRRGRQLHEQARARLTAAGFHLLGDHPVEQPGQLERALAAAVDLGPDLLVAGGGDGTLSAAARALAHRDMALGLLPLGTTNNFARTVGVPLELDRAVDVLAGGTVIDVDLGLAGDMRFTNHVGVGLSADIMLRTPPRLKRVTGRLAYPLTALALLARHRPLRVTVRAGDARHEFLTHQVYVANGGFHAGRPIAADADADDRLLVAYPVGGANRWGLVRDTARNAATGHRRSVGDEPFLAVGELWLETDRPARVEVDGELCGRTPIRIGLDANALRVMAPAGSPDR; encoded by the coding sequence ATGCGGACGAAGCAGGAACTGGGCGCGGCCATCCGGCGTAACCGGCGGGCCGTCCTCGTCGTCAACGCCCACTCCCGCCGGGGCCGCCAACTGCACGAACAGGCCCGGGCCCGGCTGACGGCGGCCGGCTTCCACCTGCTGGGCGACCACCCCGTCGAGCAGCCCGGCCAGCTCGAACGCGCCCTCGCCGCGGCCGTCGACCTCGGGCCGGACCTGCTGGTGGCCGGCGGCGGGGACGGCACCCTCAGCGCCGCCGCGCGGGCGCTCGCCCACCGCGACATGGCGCTCGGCCTGCTGCCGCTGGGCACCACCAACAACTTCGCCCGCACCGTCGGCGTGCCGCTGGAGCTCGACCGGGCCGTCGACGTGCTGGCCGGCGGCACGGTGATCGACGTCGACCTGGGCCTCGCCGGCGACATGCGGTTCACCAACCACGTCGGCGTCGGCCTCTCCGCCGACATCATGCTGCGCACGCCGCCGCGCCTGAAGCGGGTCACCGGCCGGCTGGCGTACCCGCTCACCGCCCTGGCCCTGCTGGCCCGGCACCGCCCGCTGCGCGTCACCGTCCGCGCCGGGGACGCCCGGCACGAGTTCCTCACCCACCAGGTGTACGTGGCCAACGGCGGCTTCCACGCCGGGCGCCCGATCGCCGCCGACGCCGACGCCGACGACCGGCTGCTGGTCGCGTACCCGGTCGGCGGGGCGAACCGGTGGGGGCTGGTGCGCGACACCGCCCGCAACGCGGCGACCGGGCACCGGCGCTCCGTCGGCGACGAGCCGTTCCTCGCCGTCGGGGAGCTGTGGCTGGAGACCGACCGGCCGGCGCGCGTCGAGGTCGACGGCGAGCTGTGCGGCCGTACGCCGATCCGGATCGGCCTGGACGCCAACGCGCTGCGGGTGATGGCGCCGGCCGGGAGCCCGGACCGCTGA
- a CDS encoding GH1 family beta-glucosidase — protein MTAAHEAMSAAHPKESPPVPDLSTLPPDFLWGVATAAYQIEGAVRADGRAPSIWDTFCDVPGAVDNGDTGAVACDHYQRWPQDVALMRQLGVDAYRFSVAWPRVRPDGVGWVNPKGLDFYDRLVDALLAAGIRPFVTLYHWDLPQALQDRGGWPERGTAEAFADYAAVVAARLGDRVVDWTTVNEPLCVSWIGHLEGRMAPGERDLARAVRASHHVLLGHGLATRAIRAAAARPASVGIVLNPSPCEPASDRPEDVAAARRMDGHVNRWWLDPLHGRGYPTDMVATYGVEPPVRGDDLAVVATPTDYLGLNYYFRQVVADDPAGPPPYARQLPVPGAVCTAMGWEAYPAGLEQLLVAVTEEYAPARVIVTESGSAWRDEVGADGTVEDRERTDHLERHLAACAAAVDRGVPLAGYFVWSLLDNFEWSYGYDKRFGLVHVDYPTQRRTVKASGLRYADLIRAHRRRTGRLTPSR, from the coding sequence ATGACGGCCGCACACGAGGCCATGTCGGCCGCACATCCGAAGGAGAGCCCACCCGTGCCGGACCTGTCCACGCTGCCGCCCGACTTCCTCTGGGGGGTCGCCACCGCCGCGTACCAGATCGAGGGGGCCGTCCGCGCCGACGGCCGCGCGCCGTCCATCTGGGACACCTTCTGCGACGTGCCGGGCGCCGTCGACAACGGCGACACCGGCGCGGTGGCCTGCGACCACTACCAGCGGTGGCCGCAGGACGTGGCGCTCATGCGGCAGCTCGGGGTGGACGCGTACCGGTTCTCGGTGGCCTGGCCCCGGGTGCGGCCCGACGGCGTCGGCTGGGTCAACCCGAAGGGCCTGGACTTCTACGACCGGCTGGTCGACGCCCTGCTGGCGGCGGGGATCCGGCCGTTCGTGACGCTCTACCACTGGGACCTGCCGCAGGCCTTGCAGGACCGGGGCGGCTGGCCGGAGCGCGGCACCGCCGAGGCGTTCGCCGACTACGCCGCCGTCGTGGCCGCCCGCCTCGGCGACCGGGTCGTCGACTGGACCACCGTCAACGAGCCGCTCTGCGTGTCCTGGATCGGGCACCTGGAGGGCCGGATGGCACCCGGCGAGCGGGACCTGGCCCGGGCGGTGCGCGCCTCGCACCACGTCCTGCTCGGGCACGGGCTGGCCACCCGGGCGATCCGGGCCGCCGCCGCCCGGCCCGCCTCCGTCGGGATCGTGCTCAACCCCAGCCCCTGCGAGCCGGCGAGCGACCGGCCCGAGGACGTGGCCGCCGCCCGGCGGATGGACGGCCACGTCAACCGGTGGTGGCTCGACCCGCTGCACGGACGCGGCTACCCGACCGACATGGTCGCCACGTACGGCGTCGAGCCGCCGGTCCGCGGCGACGACCTGGCCGTCGTCGCCACGCCCACCGACTACCTCGGCCTGAACTACTACTTCCGTCAGGTGGTGGCCGACGACCCGGCGGGGCCGCCGCCGTACGCCCGCCAGCTGCCGGTGCCGGGCGCGGTCTGCACGGCGATGGGCTGGGAGGCGTACCCTGCCGGGCTGGAACAGCTGCTGGTCGCGGTGACCGAGGAGTACGCCCCGGCGCGGGTGATCGTCACCGAGAGCGGGTCGGCGTGGCGGGACGAGGTCGGCGCCGACGGCACCGTCGAGGACCGGGAGCGGACCGACCACCTGGAGCGGCACCTCGCGGCGTGCGCGGCGGCGGTCGACCGGGGCGTGCCGCTGGCGGGCTACTTCGTGTGGTCACTGCTCGACAACTTCGAGTGGTCGTACGGGTACGACAAGCGCTTCGGGCTGGTGCACGTCGACTACCCCACCCAGCGCCGGACGGTCAAGGCGAGCGGCCTGCGCTACGCCGACCTGATCCGCGCCCACCGGCGGCGTACCGGGCGGCTGACGCCGTCCCGGTGA
- a CDS encoding carbohydrate ABC transporter permease, whose amino-acid sequence MRETAAERWARRIVLTLLALFVLVPLYVMLSSALKPLQDVQGSFTWWPRRPTAQAFVDMWSTVPLGRYLVNSLVVSTVAALFSVTVAIFAAYAVSRYRFRGRGLFSVTVLSTQMFPGILFLLPLFLIYVNLGTATGIQLYASRTGLIITYLTFSLPFSIWMLVGYFDSIPRGLDEAAQVDGAGPLRTLFRVILPTAVPGVVAVAVYAFMTAWGEVLFASVMTDEGSRTLAVGLQGYSTQFNVYWNQVMAASLVVSVPVVAGFLALQRYFVAGLTAGAVR is encoded by the coding sequence ATGCGTGAGACCGCCGCCGAGCGCTGGGCCCGCCGGATCGTGCTGACCCTGCTCGCGCTCTTCGTGCTCGTCCCGCTCTACGTCATGCTCAGCTCGGCGCTCAAGCCGTTGCAGGACGTGCAGGGCAGCTTCACCTGGTGGCCCCGGCGCCCGACCGCGCAGGCCTTCGTCGACATGTGGTCGACCGTGCCGCTGGGTCGCTACCTGGTCAACAGCCTGGTCGTCTCGACCGTGGCGGCGCTCTTCTCCGTCACCGTGGCGATCTTCGCGGCGTACGCCGTCAGCCGGTACCGCTTCCGGGGCCGGGGGCTGTTCTCGGTGACCGTGCTCTCCACCCAGATGTTCCCCGGGATCCTCTTCCTGCTGCCGCTGTTCCTGATCTACGTCAACCTCGGCACCGCCACCGGCATCCAGCTGTACGCCAGCCGCACCGGGCTGATCATCACCTACCTGACGTTCTCCCTGCCGTTCTCGATCTGGATGCTGGTCGGCTACTTCGACTCGATCCCCCGCGGCCTCGACGAGGCGGCGCAGGTCGACGGCGCCGGCCCGCTCCGGACGCTGTTCCGGGTCATCCTGCCGACGGCGGTGCCGGGTGTCGTCGCGGTCGCCGTCTACGCCTTCATGACCGCCTGGGGCGAGGTGCTCTTCGCCTCGGTGATGACCGACGAGGGCAGCCGCACCCTCGCCGTCGGCCTCCAGGGCTACTCCACCCAGTTCAACGTCTACTGGAACCAGGTGATGGCCGCGTCGCTGGTGGTCAGCGTCCCGGTGGTGGCCGGCTTCCTGGCGTTGCAGCGCTACTTCGTCGCCGGCCTCACCGCCGGCGCCGTCAGGTGA
- a CDS encoding carbohydrate ABC transporter permease produces the protein MSTTTPSRDVAAPERPARRAATPTDRRSPGRRRSLLPYLLLAPAVVLELAIHVVPMLVGAWMSLRELTQFHIRDWSTAPFVGWENYRVVLDVDSAVGAELLHSFGVTVGYTVASVGLSWVLGATAAVLLQRPFRGRGVLRALFLTPYALPVYTAVITWSFLFQRDTGLVNHVLVDQLHLLDDRPFWLIGENSFVALLTVSVWRSWPFAFLCLMAGLQNIPGELYEAAAMDGAGFWRRLRSVTLPMLRPVNLVLVLVLFLWTFNDFNTPYVLFGGSAPEQANLISLHIYRSSFKTWDFGAGSAMSVALLLFLLLVTAGYLLVTNRRRNDA, from the coding sequence ATGTCCACCACCACGCCCTCCCGGGACGTCGCCGCACCGGAGCGGCCCGCCCGCCGCGCGGCGACCCCGACGGACCGACGGTCACCCGGCCGCCGCCGGTCGCTGCTGCCGTACCTGCTGCTCGCCCCGGCCGTCGTGCTGGAGCTGGCGATCCACGTGGTCCCGATGCTCGTCGGGGCGTGGATGAGCCTGCGCGAGCTGACCCAGTTCCACATCCGCGACTGGTCCACCGCGCCCTTCGTGGGCTGGGAGAACTACCGCGTGGTGCTCGACGTCGACTCGGCGGTCGGGGCCGAGCTGCTGCACTCCTTCGGGGTGACCGTCGGCTACACGGTGGCCTCGGTCGGGCTCTCCTGGGTGCTCGGCGCCACCGCCGCCGTGCTGCTGCAACGCCCCTTCCGCGGCCGTGGCGTGCTGCGCGCGCTCTTCCTCACCCCGTACGCGCTGCCCGTCTACACCGCCGTGATCACCTGGAGCTTCCTCTTCCAGCGGGACACCGGCCTGGTCAACCACGTGCTGGTCGACCAGCTACACCTCCTCGACGACCGGCCGTTCTGGCTGATCGGGGAGAACAGCTTCGTCGCGCTGCTGACCGTCTCGGTCTGGCGGTCCTGGCCGTTCGCCTTCCTCTGCCTGATGGCCGGCCTGCAGAACATCCCCGGCGAGCTGTACGAGGCCGCCGCCATGGACGGGGCCGGATTCTGGCGGCGGCTGCGCTCGGTGACGCTGCCCATGCTGCGCCCGGTCAACCTGGTGCTGGTGCTGGTGCTGTTCCTCTGGACCTTCAACGACTTCAACACCCCGTACGTGCTCTTCGGCGGCTCGGCGCCGGAGCAGGCGAACTTGATCTCCCTGCACATCTACCGCAGCTCCTTCAAGACCTGGGACTTCGGCGCGGGCTCGGCGATGTCCGTGGCGCTGCTGCTGTTCCTGCTCCTGGTCACCGCCGGCTACCTGCTGGTCACCAACCGCCGGAGGAACGATGCGTGA